In Bradyrhizobium lablabi, one DNA window encodes the following:
- a CDS encoding ABC transporter substrate-binding protein yields MDVTRLEINRRTALMTSAAIAANVLDPMRAFAQETPRKGGVFNVHYGAEQRQLNPSIQASTGVYIIGGKIQENLVDLDSNGQPVGVLAESWEASPDGKTVTFKLRKGVTWHDGKPFTSADVEFTAMQMWKKILNYGSTLQLFLDAVDTPDPQTAIFRYERPMPLNLLLRALPDLGYVSAKHLYESGDIRQNPTNLAPIGTGPFKFVKYERGQYIIADRNPDYWRPNAPYLDRIVWRVITDRAAAAAQMEAGELHYSPFSGLTISDMARLGKDKRFIVTTKGNEGNARTNTIEFNFRRKELSDVRVRRAIAHAINVPFFIDNFLGDFAKLGTGPIPSTSTDFYPGPNTPQYPYDKARAAALLNEAGFKPGAGGTRFSLRLLPAPWGEDISLWSTFIQQSLSEVGIPIEIVRNDGGGFLKQVYDEHAFDLATGWHQYRNDPAVSTTVWYRSGQPKGAPWTNQWGWEDAVVDKTIDDAATEIDLAKRKALYTEFVKEVNTELPVWMPIEQIFVTVISAKARNHSNTPRWGSTSWHDLWLSA; encoded by the coding sequence ATGGACGTTACACGTTTGGAGATTAATCGCCGCACCGCGCTGATGACGTCAGCGGCCATTGCTGCCAACGTGCTCGATCCCATGCGTGCCTTCGCACAGGAGACGCCGCGCAAGGGCGGGGTGTTCAACGTCCATTACGGCGCCGAGCAGCGGCAGCTTAATCCGAGCATTCAGGCGTCCACCGGCGTCTACATTATCGGTGGCAAGATCCAGGAAAATCTGGTCGATCTCGACAGCAACGGTCAACCCGTCGGCGTGCTCGCGGAAAGCTGGGAGGCCTCGCCCGACGGCAAGACCGTCACCTTCAAGCTTCGCAAAGGCGTCACCTGGCACGACGGCAAGCCCTTCACCTCCGCGGACGTCGAATTCACCGCCATGCAGATGTGGAAGAAGATTTTGAATTACGGCTCGACGCTGCAGCTATTTCTTGACGCCGTCGATACCCCTGATCCGCAGACGGCGATCTTTCGCTACGAGCGGCCGATGCCGCTCAATCTGTTGCTGCGGGCGTTGCCGGACCTCGGCTATGTCTCGGCAAAACATCTCTATGAATCCGGCGATATCAGGCAGAACCCGACCAATCTCGCCCCCATCGGCACCGGTCCCTTCAAATTCGTCAAATACGAGCGCGGTCAATATATCATCGCCGACCGCAACCCCGATTATTGGCGGCCGAACGCGCCCTATCTCGACCGGATCGTCTGGCGCGTGATCACCGATCGCGCAGCGGCGGCGGCGCAGATGGAGGCCGGCGAACTGCACTACAGTCCGTTCTCGGGCCTGACCATTTCCGACATGGCGCGGCTTGGCAAAGACAAGCGCTTCATCGTCACCACCAAGGGCAATGAAGGCAACGCCCGGACCAACACCATCGAATTCAATTTCCGCCGTAAGGAGCTCTCCGACGTCCGGGTTCGCCGCGCGATTGCCCACGCCATCAACGTGCCGTTCTTCATCGACAATTTTCTCGGCGATTTTGCGAAACTCGGCACCGGGCCTATTCCGTCAACCTCGACGGATTTTTATCCGGGGCCGAATACGCCGCAATATCCCTATGACAAGGCCAGGGCGGCAGCGCTTCTCAATGAAGCCGGTTTCAAGCCCGGCGCGGGAGGCACCCGCTTTTCGCTGCGGCTGCTGCCGGCGCCATGGGGCGAGGATATTTCGCTATGGTCGACCTTCATCCAGCAATCTTTGTCCGAAGTCGGCATCCCCATCGAGATTGTGCGTAACGATGGCGGCGGTTTCCTCAAGCAGGTTTATGACGAACACGCCTTCGATCTCGCCACCGGCTGGCATCAATATCGCAACGATCCCGCGGTCTCGACCACGGTGTGGTATCGCTCCGGCCAGCCCAAGGGCGCGCCCTGGACCAACCAATGGGGATGGGAGGACGCGGTGGTCGACAAGACGATCGATGATGCGGCGACCGAAATCGACCTTGCCAAGCGCAAGGCGCTCTACACTGAGTTTGTCAAGGAGGTAAATACCGAGCTTCCGGTCTGGATGCCGATCGAGCAGATTTTCGTTACCGTGATCAGCGCCAAGGCGCGCAATCATTCCAACACGCCGCGCTGGGGGTCGACCAGCTGGCACGATCTTTGGCTTTCCGCCTGA
- a CDS encoding ABC transporter permease has protein sequence MRILRLAGRRLAASIPTLILILIGVFLLLQFAPGDTVDAMMAQMGGGDAATARALRQFYGLDLSVPVQLGNYLWRLVRLDLGFSSIYGKPVASVILERLPPTILLMTASLSFAFFFGLVFGVIASRGVNKWPDTLISTVGLIFYATPSFWFGLMAIVVFSIYLQWLPAGGFEDIGTVQTGIWRTLDIARHLVLPTLTLGLIFLAIYLRIMRASMLEVLNLDYVRTARAKGLDETRVVTRHVLRNALLPMVTLIGLQAGTMLGGSVVVESVFSLPGLGRLAYESVVQRDLNTLLGIVFVSALLVITVNFVVDLIYARLDPRIVAEG, from the coding sequence ATGCGCATCTTGAGACTTGCGGGAAGGCGTCTTGCCGCCTCGATCCCGACATTGATCCTGATTCTGATCGGCGTATTCCTGCTGCTGCAATTCGCGCCGGGCGATACCGTCGACGCCATGATGGCGCAGATGGGCGGCGGGGATGCGGCCACTGCGCGGGCGCTGCGCCAATTCTACGGGCTCGATCTTTCTGTCCCGGTGCAGCTCGGCAACTATCTCTGGCGCCTCGTCCGCCTCGATCTCGGCTTCTCCTCGATCTATGGCAAGCCGGTGGCATCCGTCATTCTGGAGCGCCTGCCCCCGACCATTCTGCTGATGACGGCATCGCTGTCGTTTGCGTTCTTCTTTGGCCTCGTGTTCGGCGTGATCGCATCGCGCGGCGTCAACAAATGGCCTGATACGCTGATTTCGACAGTGGGCCTGATCTTTTACGCGACACCGTCGTTCTGGTTCGGGCTGATGGCGATCGTGGTGTTTTCCATCTACCTGCAGTGGCTGCCGGCGGGCGGTTTTGAGGACATCGGGACGGTCCAGACCGGGATCTGGCGCACCCTCGATATCGCGCGCCATCTCGTTCTGCCCACCCTGACGCTAGGCCTGATTTTTCTCGCCATCTATCTGCGCATCATGCGCGCATCGATGCTGGAGGTGCTCAATCTGGATTACGTCCGAACCGCGCGCGCCAAGGGACTCGATGAGACCCGTGTGGTGACCCGCCACGTGCTGCGCAATGCCCTTCTGCCGATGGTAACGTTGATCGGACTGCAGGCCGGAACCATGCTGGGCGGCTCAGTCGTGGTCGAGAGCGTGTTTTCGCTCCCCGGCCTCGGCCGCCTCGCCTATGAATCCGTGGTCCAGCGCGACCTCAACACGCTACTCGGAATCGTTTTCGTCTCCGCCCTGCTGGTGATAACAGTCAATTTCGTCGTCGACCTCATCTATGCGCGGCTTGATCCGCGCATCGTCGCCGAGGGCTGA
- a CDS encoding amidase codes for MSEANRSSAAARGAGVLELLRLFKNDDVAADRYAAACLDKTKAAEPVLKAFEYLPRDTSRRPGPLSGIPVAIKDIIATADMPTTNGSPVYKGVVPTADAWIVERLRNLGATIFGKTVSTEFAWRHPGPTVNPWNHDHTPGGSSSGSAAAVAAGLVPLALGTQTLGSVVRPAAFNGVVGFKPSFGAIPRTGVHPLSPSLDHVGFFARRVDDVALALSLLGGSSDSDRHGRPVPAFEVSIEGGVAPIEKPRLAIVRFAKWSRAEPEQQQVFDAAIAKLRDAGGVLEELELESLDQANWSAVNTILTSEGAFIFDGLVERYPDRTSDPLKSLVQTGKAHSATEYLGAKATQERLRFEFAKSIWGFDAVLTLPAFGEAPKGLSYTGDAEYCAPWTLLGVPAISLPAGFGKNGLPLGLQVVGAYREDYKILRVAKWVESALKFNPGIPGI; via the coding sequence ATGAGCGAAGCAAATCGGTCCTCAGCCGCTGCGCGCGGCGCGGGGGTTTTGGAATTACTACGCCTGTTCAAGAACGACGATGTCGCCGCTGATCGCTATGCGGCGGCTTGTCTCGACAAGACAAAAGCCGCCGAGCCTGTACTGAAAGCCTTCGAATATCTGCCGCGCGACACATCGCGGCGGCCGGGTCCGCTGTCGGGCATTCCCGTTGCCATCAAGGATATCATCGCGACCGCCGACATGCCGACCACCAACGGCTCGCCGGTGTATAAAGGCGTCGTACCCACGGCCGACGCCTGGATCGTGGAGCGGCTGCGCAACCTCGGCGCCACGATCTTCGGCAAGACGGTATCGACCGAATTTGCCTGGCGGCATCCGGGGCCAACGGTCAATCCCTGGAATCACGATCACACGCCGGGCGGCTCCTCGTCAGGATCGGCGGCGGCGGTTGCCGCTGGCCTCGTGCCGTTGGCATTGGGCACGCAAACGCTGGGATCGGTCGTCAGACCCGCCGCCTTCAACGGCGTCGTCGGTTTCAAGCCGAGCTTTGGTGCGATCCCCCGCACCGGTGTTCACCCGCTCAGCCCCTCGCTCGATCATGTCGGCTTCTTCGCCCGGCGTGTCGACGACGTGGCCTTGGCGCTGTCATTGCTCGGCGGCAGCAGCGACAGCGACCGGCATGGCCGGCCGGTGCCGGCGTTTGAGGTTTCGATCGAAGGCGGAGTCGCGCCGATCGAGAAGCCGCGGCTGGCCATCGTGCGTTTTGCAAAATGGTCACGGGCGGAGCCCGAGCAGCAGCAGGTGTTCGACGCGGCCATCGCAAAACTGCGCGATGCCGGCGGCGTGCTGGAAGAGCTCGAACTTGAAAGCCTCGATCAGGCCAACTGGAGCGCGGTCAATACCATCCTCACCAGCGAGGGCGCCTTCATCTTTGATGGACTCGTGGAACGCTATCCGGATCGCACCAGCGATCCCCTGAAATCGCTGGTTCAAACCGGAAAAGCCCATAGCGCCACCGAGTACCTCGGGGCCAAGGCCACGCAGGAAAGACTGCGTTTCGAATTTGCCAAGAGCATTTGGGGCTTCGACGCAGTGCTGACGCTTCCCGCCTTCGGCGAGGCGCCGAAGGGCCTCAGCTACACGGGCGATGCCGAATATTGCGCGCCCTGGACCCTGCTCGGCGTTCCCGCCATCTCGCTTCCGGCTGGCTTCGGCAAAAATGGCCTGCCATTGGGCTTGCAGGTGGTCGGCGCTTACCGGGAAGACTACAAGATCCTTCGGGTGGCGAAATGGGTCGAGAGCGCGCTGAAGTTCAATCCGGGTATTCCCGGGATCTAA
- a CDS encoding class I fructose-bisphosphate aldolase — translation MNLADLNKVAQAMVAPGKGILAADESSGTIKKRFDAIGVDSNPDSRRDYREMLFRSKDAMSKYISGVILYDETIWQEAKDGTPLVKLIEQAGAIPGIKVDEGTQALPNCPGELITVGLDKLAERLKKYYERGARFAKWRAVIDIGPGIPSYTAVRTNAHALARYAALCQAAQIVPIVEPEVLMDGDHDIDRCYEVTEFVLKETFQELYYQKVALEGMILKPNMAVSGKKSAKQAGVEEVAEKTVRLLKNCVPSAVPGIAFLSGGQSDEEATAHLDAMNRIGGLPWKLTFSYGRALQSAPQKAWSGRSKNIAAGQQAFTHRARMNSLASKGEWKSDLETKKAA, via the coding sequence ATGAACCTCGCCGATCTCAACAAGGTTGCTCAAGCCATGGTCGCGCCCGGCAAGGGCATCCTCGCCGCCGACGAATCCTCCGGCACCATCAAGAAGCGGTTTGACGCCATCGGCGTCGATTCCAACCCGGATTCGCGCCGCGACTATCGCGAGATGCTGTTCCGCTCCAAGGACGCGATGTCGAAATACATCTCCGGCGTCATCCTGTATGACGAGACGATCTGGCAGGAGGCCAAGGACGGCACGCCGCTGGTCAAGCTGATCGAACAGGCCGGCGCCATCCCCGGGATCAAGGTCGACGAAGGCACGCAGGCGCTCCCCAATTGCCCCGGCGAACTGATTACCGTCGGCCTCGACAAGCTCGCCGAGCGGCTGAAGAAATATTACGAGCGAGGCGCGCGGTTTGCGAAATGGCGCGCCGTGATCGATATCGGCCCGGGCATTCCGAGCTATACCGCGGTTCGGACCAACGCCCATGCACTCGCGCGCTACGCCGCGCTGTGCCAGGCCGCGCAGATCGTCCCGATCGTCGAACCCGAGGTGTTGATGGACGGCGATCACGATATCGACCGTTGCTATGAAGTGACCGAGTTTGTGCTCAAGGAGACGTTTCAGGAGCTTTATTATCAAAAGGTCGCGCTCGAAGGCATGATCCTGAAGCCGAACATGGCCGTATCAGGCAAGAAATCCGCCAAGCAGGCCGGCGTCGAGGAAGTTGCCGAGAAAACCGTGCGGCTGTTGAAGAACTGCGTCCCGTCGGCGGTGCCGGGAATCGCCTTCCTCTCCGGGGGACAGTCCGACGAAGAAGCCACCGCCCATCTCGACGCCATGAACCGGATCGGTGGATTGCCGTGGAAGCTGACCTTCTCCTACGGCCGCGCATTGCAGTCCGCGCCGCAGAAAGCGTGGTCGGGCCGGAGCAAAAATATCGCGGCCGGCCAGCAGGCCTTCACCCATCGCGCGCGAATGAATTCGCTAGCGAGCAAGGGCGAATGGAAATCCGATCTGGAAACGAAGAAGGCGGCCTAG
- a CDS encoding amino acid ABC transporter substrate-binding protein — MYRQKLARFSMIAGTAVVAALGWSALASSAVADDVIRFGAPLPLTGPLAPEGLKQQQGYDIWAEQANKAGGISVGGKKYKVEIVYADYQSNTPRAVQTSEQMITQDNINFLFGPFGSGAAKAASTVSEKYKVPTIAATASSSQVYDQGYKYLFGTFTPNDTLTTPLTQIIKAQAPDVKKVAILARNDLFPLAIAQEMEKSAKANGFEVVYFEKYAIGTLDHSATLSQMKSLGPQWIFITGYINDLLLVRKQMVDQQMKAPVMTMIAGPAYQEFIDAAGQSAENVTSASWWHPAEQYDGKDIFGSTSNFVKLFKEKYKSEPDYGQASAAVSGALFQIAIERAGSLDREKVRDELAKLDIVTFFGPVKFGSNGQINSLEPPVFQIQGAKPVVLFPQAIKQGDLKLGVN, encoded by the coding sequence ATGTACCGTCAAAAGCTAGCGCGCTTCTCGATGATCGCCGGAACGGCTGTTGTCGCGGCGCTCGGTTGGAGTGCGCTTGCATCGTCGGCCGTGGCCGACGACGTCATTCGCTTCGGCGCGCCGCTGCCATTGACGGGTCCGCTAGCGCCCGAGGGCCTCAAGCAGCAGCAGGGCTATGACATCTGGGCCGAACAGGCCAACAAGGCCGGCGGTATTTCGGTCGGCGGCAAGAAGTACAAGGTCGAGATCGTCTACGCCGATTATCAATCCAACACGCCGCGCGCGGTGCAGACATCGGAGCAGATGATCACCCAGGACAATATCAACTTCCTGTTCGGGCCGTTCGGCTCCGGCGCCGCCAAGGCCGCCAGTACGGTCTCGGAAAAATACAAGGTGCCAACCATCGCCGCCACGGCATCCTCATCGCAGGTCTATGACCAGGGCTACAAATATTTGTTCGGCACCTTCACGCCGAATGACACGTTGACGACGCCGTTGACGCAGATCATCAAGGCCCAGGCGCCTGACGTAAAGAAGGTCGCAATTCTCGCGCGCAACGATCTGTTTCCGTTGGCAATCGCGCAGGAAATGGAAAAGTCGGCCAAGGCCAACGGCTTTGAGGTGGTCTATTTCGAGAAATACGCGATCGGCACGCTCGATCACTCCGCGACCCTGTCGCAAATGAAGTCGCTGGGACCGCAATGGATCTTCATCACCGGCTATATCAACGACCTCCTTCTGGTCCGCAAGCAGATGGTCGATCAGCAGATGAAGGCGCCCGTGATGACCATGATCGCCGGACCGGCCTATCAGGAGTTCATTGATGCGGCGGGCCAGAGCGCGGAGAATGTCACCAGCGCCTCCTGGTGGCACCCTGCCGAACAATATGACGGCAAGGACATTTTCGGTTCGACCAGCAATTTCGTGAAGCTGTTCAAGGAAAAATACAAGAGCGAGCCGGACTACGGCCAGGCATCGGCAGCGGTTAGCGGTGCGCTGTTCCAGATCGCGATCGAGCGCGCCGGCTCGCTGGACCGCGAAAAAGTGCGCGACGAATTGGCGAAACTCGACATCGTCACCTTCTTCGGCCCGGTAAAATTCGGATCGAACGGCCAGATCAATTCGCTGGAGCCTCCGGTTTTCCAGATCCAGGGCGCAAAGCCCGTCGTGCTGTTCCCGCAAGCCATCAAGCAGGGCGACCTCAAGCTTGGGGTAAACTGA
- a CDS encoding aspartate dehydrogenase gives MTNPTKATRTDLRVAIAGLGPIGTKVAQALDRGIDGLVLAAVSAQNPEKHRSWLGDLATAPAVLGIEKLADVADIVIECAPAKLIRSIVAPFVGSGKTAVVLSAGALLENEDLIELAKQSGGQIVVPTGALIGLDAVTAAAVGKIHSVRMVTRKPVQGLAGAPYIVENNIDIERITEPLRIFEGTAREAAKGFPANLNVAVALSLAGIGPDRTRLEIWADPTVTRNIHRVEVESDAARFSMSIENIPSENPKTGRITALSVIAYLRKLHAPLRVGT, from the coding sequence ATGACAAATCCGACAAAAGCCACACGAACTGACTTGCGGGTTGCGATCGCAGGCCTCGGGCCGATCGGCACGAAAGTCGCGCAAGCGCTGGACCGGGGAATAGACGGGCTGGTTCTCGCCGCCGTGTCGGCGCAAAACCCCGAAAAACACCGAAGCTGGCTGGGTGATCTGGCGACAGCGCCTGCCGTCCTGGGAATCGAAAAGCTTGCCGATGTCGCCGACATCGTCATCGAATGCGCGCCGGCGAAGCTCATCAGGTCAATCGTCGCGCCTTTCGTAGGAAGCGGGAAAACTGCTGTTGTCCTCAGCGCCGGCGCACTGCTCGAAAACGAGGACCTGATCGAACTCGCAAAGCAAAGCGGCGGTCAGATCGTGGTGCCGACCGGCGCGTTGATCGGCCTCGACGCCGTGACCGCCGCCGCAGTGGGCAAGATCCATTCGGTGCGGATGGTGACGCGAAAGCCGGTGCAGGGGCTCGCGGGCGCGCCCTATATTGTCGAAAACAACATCGACATCGAGCGCATTACCGAGCCGCTCCGGATATTCGAGGGCACCGCGCGGGAGGCGGCCAAGGGATTCCCGGCCAATCTGAATGTCGCTGTCGCGCTGTCGCTGGCCGGCATTGGTCCGGATCGAACAAGGCTGGAGATCTGGGCCGATCCGACCGTGACGCGCAACATCCATCGTGTTGAGGTTGAATCCGACGCCGCCCGCTTTTCGATGTCGATCGAGAACATCCCGTCGGAAAATCCAAAGACCGGGCGCATCACCGCGCTCTCGGTCATCGCCTATCTTCGCAAGCTGCACGCGCCGCTTCGCGTCGGGACCTGA
- a CDS encoding ABC transporter permease, producing MRRATFDTTLGRALLQAAAVVAFFALWEIGVRAGWISAFLVGSPSGIFSLAYKMILSGELLSDTWYTLFEAILGFVIGTIFGSLLGLALWYSVFVARLVEPFIVAINSVPKIALAPIIILWFGTGLVSKVALSVSLTAIVALIAAYQAAKDADPDLQSLLISMGANKHQVFYKAVVPSTLPAIIATFRINVGFGLVGAVVGEFISSQRGLGHMIYNASSLYDLNSVWVGLFTLMIVGFFLYHVIDMVERVSLPWKQSNTAHQVQV from the coding sequence ATGCGCCGCGCGACCTTCGACACCACGCTCGGCCGCGCGCTGCTGCAGGCGGCCGCGGTGGTCGCTTTCTTCGCGCTGTGGGAAATCGGGGTCCGCGCGGGGTGGATCTCGGCGTTCCTGGTGGGATCGCCGAGCGGAATCTTTAGCCTCGCGTACAAGATGATCCTGAGCGGCGAATTGCTGTCGGACACCTGGTACACTCTGTTCGAGGCGATCCTTGGCTTTGTCATCGGCACCATCTTCGGATCGCTGTTGGGACTGGCGCTGTGGTATTCGGTGTTCGTCGCGCGCCTGGTCGAACCTTTTATCGTTGCCATCAACAGCGTCCCAAAGATCGCGCTGGCGCCAATCATCATCCTCTGGTTCGGGACTGGCCTGGTTTCAAAAGTAGCACTTTCGGTATCACTCACCGCCATCGTGGCGCTGATCGCCGCCTACCAGGCGGCAAAGGACGCCGATCCCGATTTGCAATCGCTCCTGATCTCGATGGGGGCGAACAAGCACCAGGTATTTTACAAGGCGGTGGTGCCTTCGACGTTACCGGCGATCATCGCGACCTTCCGCATCAATGTCGGCTTCGGCCTGGTCGGCGCGGTGGTCGGCGAATTCATCTCCTCGCAGCGCGGCCTCGGCCACATGATCTACAACGCGTCAAGCCTCTACGACCTCAACTCGGTCTGGGTCGGTCTGTTCACGCTGATGATCGTGGGCTTCTTCCTCTATCACGTGATCGACATGGTCGAGCGGGTCAGCCTGCCGTGGAAACAGTCGAACACGGCGCATCAGGTTCAGGTTTGA
- a CDS encoding ABC transporter substrate-binding protein: MSLFKRIVQATALAAILLATPALAENKKVTLSQAFQSMLYLPLYVAIDEGFFTQQGVDLTKETAGAPSVALSAVISGSAQFSIHGPEWTAIAASKGAPVDIIANVVNGAAVWIATSPDFKFTGIKDVKGQKVVTGLMPTTSTSLFIKLLKENGMDAKTDVDMIQVAIGSEPGPFIAKQADIAVMYEPGLDQAVAKGMKVVLGFPKSYGPYAFSAVTARNDVDPDTAQRVVNAMEMAMRFMPKNEAKTIEIAKKEFPTLDPVVVEAAVKRMLADGVYPPSVDITADALKVSMDTQIALGNLAAQPDYKAFVVKKFIEPALAMK; the protein is encoded by the coding sequence ATGTCGTTGTTTAAGCGTATCGTTCAGGCCACAGCCCTCGCGGCAATCCTTCTGGCTACACCGGCGCTGGCCGAAAACAAGAAGGTCACGCTGTCACAGGCGTTCCAGTCGATGCTGTATCTTCCACTCTATGTCGCCATCGACGAGGGCTTTTTCACCCAGCAGGGTGTCGACCTGACCAAGGAAACCGCCGGCGCGCCGAGCGTTGCACTGTCAGCGGTGATTTCGGGCAGCGCGCAGTTTTCGATCCACGGGCCCGAGTGGACCGCGATCGCCGCTTCCAAGGGCGCGCCGGTCGACATCATCGCCAATGTCGTGAACGGCGCGGCGGTGTGGATCGCAACCTCGCCCGACTTCAAGTTTACGGGCATCAAGGACGTCAAGGGCCAGAAGGTGGTGACCGGGTTGATGCCGACGACGAGCACGTCGCTATTCATAAAACTGCTGAAGGAAAACGGCATGGACGCCAAGACCGATGTCGACATGATCCAGGTTGCGATCGGCTCGGAACCTGGACCGTTCATCGCCAAACAGGCCGACATCGCCGTGATGTATGAGCCCGGGCTCGACCAGGCCGTCGCCAAGGGCATGAAGGTCGTGCTTGGATTTCCGAAATCCTACGGACCCTATGCCTTCTCGGCGGTGACGGCGCGCAACGATGTCGACCCCGACACCGCGCAACGGGTGGTCAACGCCATGGAAATGGCGATGCGCTTCATGCCCAAGAACGAAGCCAAGACCATCGAGATCGCCAAGAAGGAATTTCCGACGCTTGATCCCGTGGTGGTGGAAGCAGCCGTCAAGCGTATGCTGGCCGACGGCGTCTATCCGCCGAGCGTCGACATCACCGCCGATGCCCTTAAAGTGTCCATGGACACCCAGATCGCGCTCGGCAATCTCGCCGCACAGCCGGACTACAAGGCTTTTGTGGTGAAGAAATTCATCGAGCCGGCGCTCGCGATGAAATAG
- a CDS encoding Zn-dependent hydrolase encodes MTKTNLPLNADRLWADVMALADITDPARPYTRRSFTALFLEGRAFLAKAFADAGLAARIDTSGNLIGRIEGTEPALGVIAIGSHSDTVPAGGRFDGIAGVATGLEIVRALRDAGLRPRHTIEVIDFLAEEPSEYGLSCVGSRGMTGSLDDKMLDLREPGGEKLRDALRRVGGDPDRLDLAKRGDIRAFLELHIEQGIVLESRFLDVGVVTSIVGIRRIEIIFQGEADHAGTTPMALRHDALVAAANTVASVRLAAEQLAAEGADYFVATVGILNVDPSASNIVPGRCRLIVDARATNPELTKRFTEIVDRESMAHGAAARVARASFAILSNGPPMSCDESLRSALRQGARDLGLAETDLPSGAGHDAAFMSRIAPSAMVFVPCRAGKSHAPEEWADRDAIAAGAAVIYQAVRAIDQSPR; translated from the coding sequence ATGACAAAAACAAACCTGCCGCTGAACGCGGACCGCCTCTGGGCCGATGTGATGGCGCTCGCCGACATCACCGACCCGGCGCGGCCTTATACGCGACGTTCCTTCACCGCGCTGTTTCTCGAAGGCCGCGCCTTTCTCGCCAAAGCCTTTGCCGACGCCGGGCTCGCTGCCCGGATCGATACATCCGGCAATCTGATCGGCCGCATCGAGGGGACTGAGCCCGCGCTTGGCGTGATCGCGATCGGATCGCACAGCGATACCGTGCCGGCCGGCGGCCGCTTCGACGGTATCGCCGGCGTCGCAACCGGGCTCGAAATCGTCCGCGCGCTACGCGATGCGGGGTTGCGGCCCCGGCACACCATCGAGGTCATCGATTTCCTGGCCGAGGAGCCGAGCGAATATGGCTTGTCATGCGTCGGCAGCCGCGGCATGACCGGCTCGCTCGACGACAAGATGCTCGATCTCAGGGAGCCGGGGGGCGAGAAGCTGCGCGATGCCTTGCGGAGGGTCGGCGGCGATCCCGACCGGCTCGATCTCGCCAAGCGCGGCGATATCCGCGCCTTTCTGGAGCTGCATATCGAGCAGGGCATCGTGCTGGAATCGCGCTTCCTCGATGTCGGCGTCGTCACCTCGATTGTCGGGATCCGCCGCATCGAAATCATATTCCAGGGCGAGGCCGATCATGCCGGCACCACGCCGATGGCGCTGCGTCACGACGCGCTGGTGGCGGCCGCAAACACGGTTGCGTCGGTGCGCCTTGCGGCCGAACAATTGGCCGCCGAAGGAGCGGATTACTTCGTCGCCACGGTCGGCATCCTCAACGTCGATCCCTCGGCGTCGAACATCGTGCCCGGGCGCTGCCGGCTCATCGTCGACGCGCGCGCAACCAATCCAGAGTTGACCAAACGTTTCACGGAGATCGTCGATCGCGAGAGCATGGCGCATGGCGCAGCGGCCCGAGTTGCGCGCGCCTCCTTTGCGATCCTGTCCAATGGGCCGCCGATGTCATGCGACGAAAGCCTGCGCTCGGCCTTGCGTCAGGGCGCGCGTGATCTGGGCCTTGCCGAGACCGATCTTCCGAGTGGGGCAGGTCACGACGCCGCCTTCATGAGCCGCATCGCGCCGTCCGCGATGGTTTTCGTCCCGTGCCGGGCCGGCAAGAGCCACGCACCGGAGGAATGGGCGGATCGCGACGCGATCGCGGCGGGCGCCGCCGTCATCTATCAGGCGGTCAGGGCGATCGATCAGTCGCCGAGGTGA
- a CDS encoding ABC transporter ATP-binding protein: MQATSVQLSVRNLRKTFHGKAGEVPVLDDLSFAINERDFVSIIGPSGCGKTTIFNIIAGLLDPDSGSMHYRGEEIESLRGRVGYMMQKDLLFPWRTVLGNVLLGLETRGVDQAEAESKARDYLRDFGLSGFENAYPKTLSGGMRQRVALIRTLIMDPDILLLDEPFSALDYQTRLYLEGVLKDAVQTYNKTVILVTHDIDEAVALSKRVVVLSGRPARVKIVHDIDIAATSPIAARSDSQFSGYFHALCAELDIQTEKTA, encoded by the coding sequence ATGCAAGCAACATCCGTCCAATTGAGCGTCCGAAACCTCCGCAAGACCTTCCACGGCAAGGCCGGCGAGGTCCCCGTTCTCGACGACCTGTCTTTTGCCATCAACGAGCGCGACTTCGTCAGTATCATTGGGCCGAGCGGCTGCGGCAAGACGACGATCTTCAATATCATCGCCGGCCTGCTCGATCCCGATTCCGGCTCGATGCACTATCGCGGCGAAGAAATCGAAAGCCTGCGCGGCCGCGTCGGCTACATGATGCAAAAGGACCTGCTGTTTCCGTGGCGGACGGTGCTCGGCAACGTCCTGCTTGGCCTCGAAACCCGCGGCGTCGATCAGGCCGAAGCCGAGAGCAAGGCCCGCGACTATCTCAGGGATTTTGGGCTGTCCGGCTTCGAGAACGCCTACCCCAAGACATTGTCGGGCGGCATGCGGCAACGCGTGGCGCTGATCCGCACTTTGATCATGGATCCGGACATCCTGCTGCTTGATGAGCCGTTCTCCGCGCTCGACTACCAGACCCGGCTTTATCTGGAGGGCGTGCTGAAGGACGCCGTGCAGACCTATAACAAGACCGTCATCCTGGTGACGCATGATATCGACGAGGCGGTTGCCTTGTCGAAACGCGTGGTCGTTCTCAGCGGGCGTCCTGCGCGGGTAAAAATCGTCCACGACATCGACATCGCCGCAACATCCCCGATCGCCGCGCGCAGCGACAGCCAGTTTTCGGGCTATTTCCATGCGCTGTGCGCCGAACTCGACATCCAGACCGAGAAGACCGCTTGA